In Jannaschia sp. M317, a single genomic region encodes these proteins:
- a CDS encoding cytochrome c, which produces MRALFLFPLLAACVSEGVPTEADIGAARGQALFAENCVACHGSDATGGVGPDLTQLSARNGGVFPQVPVLATIDGLSRHGDAAAVMPEFGAGNLGDAVIVELDDGTATPVPADLLALSAYLRSVQR; this is translated from the coding sequence ATGCGCGCCCTTTTCCTTTTCCCGTTGCTGGCCGCTTGCGTAAGCGAGGGGGTGCCGACCGAGGCCGATATCGGGGCCGCGCGGGGGCAGGCCCTGTTCGCCGAGAATTGCGTCGCCTGTCATGGGTCGGATGCGACGGGGGGCGTGGGCCCGGATCTGACGCAGTTGTCGGCGCGCAATGGCGGGGTGTTCCCGCAGGTGCCGGTGCTGGCCACCATCGACGGGCTGTCGCGCCACGGCGATGCGGCGGCCGTGATGCCGGAGTTCGGCGCCGGCAACCTGGGCGATGCGGTCATCGTGGAGCTGGACGACGGCACCGCGACCCCCGTGCCCGCCGATCTGCTGGCGTTGTCGGCCTATCTGCGCAGCGTTCAGCGCTAG